GACGGCCCTGGCATAGAAATGACCCGGATGAATGACATCTTCGCTAAAGGTTATTCCACAAAAGGCGACAATCGCGGCGTTGGGCTGTTCCTGGTAAAACAACAAACCGAGAGCCTCGGCGGGAAAATTATTGTAGAGTCCGAACCCGGTGTGTATACCCAATTTTTCGTACAACTGCCCTGGGATGGAGAGAATAAAAACGCATGATCAATGTTCTGGTCGTCGATGATGACGCGATGGTGGCTGAACTTAACCGTTGCTATGTTGCACAACTCTCTGGCTTCAGCTGCTGTGCCGTGGCATCGACCCTGCAACAGGCCAAAGAGCTGATTCTGGACAATCAATTAGCCATTGACCTGATCCTACTGGATGTCTATCTGCAACAGGATAACGGACTGGATCTGCTGCCCGTGTTACGCGAGTCAAAACGTCCGGTCGAGGTCATCATCATCTCGTCGGCCGCCGATGCCACCACAATCAGACAGTCGCTGCACTATGGTGTGGTTGACTATTTGATCAAACCTTTCCAGTTCTCACGTTTTGAAGAGGCATTGACGGGCTGGCAGCGGAAAAAAAAATTGATGGATTCTCGTCCTTTTTATCAGCAGGCGGATGTCGATAGGCTAATTTACGGTAATCCCTCCCCCACGGATGACGGGAAACGCCTGCCTAAGGGGCTAACCCCACAAAC
This DNA window, taken from Erwinia tasmaniensis Et1/99, encodes the following:
- the dcuR gene encoding two-component system response regulator DcuR — encoded protein: MINVLVVDDDAMVAELNRCYVAQLSGFSCCAVASTLQQAKELILDNQLAIDLILLDVYLQQDNGLDLLPVLRESKRPVEVIIISSAADATTIRQSLHYGVVDYLIKPFQFSRFEEALTGWQRKKKLMDSRPFYQQADVDRLIYGNPSPTDDGKRLPKGLTPQTLRTLCLWIDAHPSEEFSTDDLAAAVNISRVSCRKYLIWLAQTNILFTSIHYGATGRPVYRYRLQAEHSAQLKQYCQ